In Cryptococcus gattii WM276 chromosome B, complete sequence, the DNA window TAGCAAATTGATAACGCGAGGAAGTTCCTCAACAGCGAGCAGGGCCAAGGGTTGAAGCAGCAGCTCTTTGGTACGTGCGCCGTATTTGACATGGCATTCTAACTCCATATAACCCCACATGCTCATGCATAAACACAGGCGGCGGAGACTCCAACAATCAACAAGACAATGAGCCCACTAATGATATCCAGGGCAACCAAGGCGCTCCCGGTCAATTTGGCCAGCAAGGCCAATACGGCGCAGTCACTGGTGCTGGCTTTGGTGGGGGCTTCGCCAAAGATGCTCAGGGCCAGCCTCTTCAAGGAAGTAAACAGGGGCAGAGAGACAGCCCGTATGAGGGAATGGATAATGATGACAGTACGTAGAACCACGCTTGATTAGATGTCTTGTGCAGGTGGTCTTTGGTTGCATATAGACTCTGTATTGATAAATGTTGCAGCTACTGCCAGTGGTGGTTATGGCAGAAATGCGCAAGGCGGAGCTTTTTCAAGGCAAAATCAGATGGGTACCGACCACCTAAATCAATTGAATCCCGGGGGAGTGTACGAAGGCGACGATAATCGCGAGGGGTCCAAGACCGGTTACAGTACTCCCGGATACAGGAAAGAGGACGAGACTGAGGAGCAGCTTCGAATGTCGTGAGTGGTTTCACTGTGTAAATGATATACTGGGACCGTGTTTGTTTACAGTTGGTTAGTAACCGTAATGTGTACGGTCAGCAGTCGGATGAGCGAGGAAGCAAAGACAATGATTACAACGAGATTTAGTGAAGGATTGTAATGATGGGTGTTCCGTTAAATTGTAGTGTCACATAACTGGTTGCCTGTTCGAGGCATGTACTCCAAAATCATTATAGCTTAGTGGTTGAGTGGATTCTGCAAGTTGGGTTCGATTGTTAGAGGAGGGTACATCGCGCACATAATAATAGTCTGTCCACCATCGATGGGTTCGACCACAAGAACAGATGTTGTATAGAAGGGCCAAAAAAGTGGGGAAGAGTAATAAGCGGAAGTTGCCGCCCAAAAGCCACGCCGCAGCATGCACCATCATCAACTATACGTACTAATACGTATACGATCCGTCGTCAACATAAATAAATATTATAATGTCCGACGCCGCATGAACCAAGCAAGGCAATTTTCGCCAGCAAACTTCTCTGCTAATAGCTCCTCAAAGCATCTACGGTTGGCATCTTTCTCACCCACTGGCCTCCCCGCAACGTAATTCTCGCCATGGTGCTTAGTAATCGCCAAACAATATAAAAGCCGTCGAAACCAGTCAAGATGTCGATTCCAGCTCCAGGAAGCCCTAGCTTTAGctttcttctacttcaGCACGTTCTTAGTCATCCATCCCTCAAGGGTTGGGTTGTCAACCCCCCACTTTTTTCCACAATGCTTCTGATCCTCATAGTGAAGAATGGAGGATTAATCATTGACGTCGATGATTATAAGAGTGATAGAGTTGTGGAAGTGGTACGAGCAGTATGTCGCCTCGCAACCGATAGAATAGGCTTCTGGCTGATCCGAGCTC includes these proteins:
- a CDS encoding Hypothetical protein (Similar to TIGR gene model, INSD accession EAL22508.1; CNBB3860), which translates into the protein MEGQIDNARKFLNSEQGQGLKQQLFGGGDSNNQQDNEPTNDIQGNQGAPGQFGQQGQYGAVTGAGFGGGFAKDAQGQPLQGSKQGQRDSPYEGMDNDDTTASGGYGRNAQGGAFSRQNQMGTDHLNQLNPGGVYEGDDNREGSKTGYSTPGYRKEDETEEQLRMSNRNVYGQQSDERGSKDNDYNEI